A single region of the Plasmodium chabaudi chabaudi strain AS genome assembly, chromosome: 3 genome encodes:
- a CDS encoding fam-b protein, with translation MKESNIFNKILLFAIIICSLRNPKDELYNVNDVSINPQRNAIHLGNGRILAQESKPFRLDYFYESTLTLADHKEDDDNSNDISSSHETPDSHINDSKNKKVLDLKSKISKLNNLANFDMKNVSAILKKGDDKIDPQVIIKNLSNNDVLVVLEESTTNENDENDENGENDEYMVLNEYLENFKIIIEDSFLTDLDYDQIEEEYNKIFTNFVYNKSLRKHINKNLLKSLSKLVLWNASVTFLTFYINIVFLAFYSLSAVDFRIQYKQIKKLRKLKKILKKYAN, from the exons ATGAAGgaatcaaatatttttaataagatACTTTTGTTtgcaattattatttgctcTTTAAGGAACCCAAAAGAT GAATTATACAATGTAAACGATGTAAGCATAAATCCTCAAAGGAATGCAATACATTTGGGAAATGGCAGAATATTAGCACAAGAAAGCAAGCCATTCAGGTtagattatttttatgaatcgACTTTAACTCTTGCAGATCATAAAGAAGACGATGATAATAGTAATGATATATCATCTTCTCACGAAACTCCTGATTCACATATAAATGATTCGAAAAATAAGAAGGTATTGGatttaaaaagtaaaatttCGAAGCTAAATAATTTGGCTAATTTCgatatgaaaaatgtatCAGCCATATTGAAAAAGGGTGATGATAAAATAGACCCccaagtaataataaaaaatttatctaATAATGATGTATTAGTAGTATTAGAAGAAAGTACGAcgaatgaaaatgatgaaaatgatgaaaatggtGAAAATGACGAATATATGGTTCTCAATGAATATCtagaaaattttaagataataatagaaGATAGTTTTCTGACGGATCTTGATTATGATCAAATTGAagaagaatataataagatatttacaaattttgtatataataagtcATTACGtaaacatattaataaaaacttGCTTAAAAGTTTATCGAAGCTTGTATTATGGAACGCTTCAGTAACATTTTTgactttttatataaatattgtattCCTGGCATTCTATTCTCTATCTGCGGTAGATTTTAGGATACAATATAAgcaaatcaaaaaattacgtaaattaaaaaaaatattgaagaAATATGCCAATTAA
- a CDS encoding CIR protein — protein MALNLCNALKDIEEFLPNSLSSESKDVNRNLYKTYCPIDQRGKQECRTDGERIGAMFKLLLQQLFVNNEGDLELENKNDEYSEYAILWLSNIIRHFNYKHTPHVQDFYTTFIKEGNWYNDFRDKINKKNDIMKLQINQIYNLYELLNILCKAITKYDENPSNSSECSNFANKWEERSKELVNKETKVFEDEHYCNALLNLKKAYEKFTNGNNTNAFPKINEIEKMNNCKKLCEKANRSWKVIHVEVKDVVDAKKVSENGESKKEGEEKTKESNPVETPGPVAILSNTGDTSQNDAIKVRADESGENLDTILSKKYGLIGIGGVALLIPIISTVLYKYWFARWRNKSERKKSVKKVINLAVGTNPPKEL, from the exons atggcCCTCAATttg TGTAATGCATTGAAAGATATTGAAGAATTTTTACCTAATAGTTTATCTTCAGAAAGTAAAGATGTTAATCGTAACCTGTATAAAACTTATTGTCCTATCGACCAAAGGGGGAAGCAGGAATGTAGAACTGATGGCGAACGAATTGGCGCtatgtttaaattattattacaacaactatttgttaataatgAGGGTGATCTGgaattagaaaataaaaatgacgAATATTCCGAATATGCTATACTGTGGTTAAGTAATATAATAAgacattttaattataaacataCTCCGCACGTACAGGATTTTTATACTACGTTTATAAAAGAAGGTAATTGGTATAACGATTTTcgtgataaaataaataaaaaaaatgatataatgaAACTTCAAATTAATCAAATATACAATCTTTACGAGTTActtaatattttgtgtaAAGCAATTACtaaatatgatgaaaatcCTTCAAATAGCTCCGAATGTTCAAATTTTGCTAATAAATGGGAAGAAAGATCCAAAGAACTTGTTAACAAAGAAACTAAAGTTTTTGAAGATGAACATTATTGTAATGCATTgttgaatttaaaaaaagcatATGAGAAATTTACAAATGGTAATAACACAAATGCATTCCCAAAAATTAATGAgatagaaaaaatgaataattgTAAGAAATTATGTGAGAAGGCAAACCGTTCATGGAAAGTTATACATGTGGAAGTTAAAGACGTAGTGGATGCAAAAAAAGTAAGTGAAAATGGAGAAAGTAAAAAAGAAGGTGAAGAAAAAACTAAAGAATCAAATCCAGTAGAAACACCCGGGCCTGTTgctatattatcaaatacAGGTGATACATCTCAAAATGATGCAATCAAAGTCAGAGCTGATGAGTCAGGAGAAAACTTGGATACGATTTTATCTAAAAAATACGGACTAATTGGCATTGGTGGAGTAGCCCTTTTAATACCAATTATTTCCACAGTTTTATAtaag tATTGGTTTGCTAGATGGCGAAATAAGTcggaaagaaaaaaaagcgTAAAAAAGGTTATAAATTTGGCTGTTGGAACAAATCCACCAAAGGAGTTATGA
- a CDS encoding fam-a protein: protein MNKGGTKNVFILLSLFVCVNSKVFASEAESGVDLRRFIRHNPEQNTTDITNTTLTLPNNDSEPIDEQNKYLICTNSYEKKNMLNIVNHAIMSLYYHNKNIKDDDLYCKYSDDVNIFFKSDENVDIAKINIKIKNTNKYNDIISTLWSPNGAKYFDDNFIDGQIARIYNPNLLMIQQRYQKYNLLFQKYYYSLSRKVHVSKNKTIIGNLHIYVNGPNNDNTEHNVKTIIEYINESEAGINFSEKLKTLSFGLSGYIIKKKREYIDFTYISTIDDAVSIAPKHCIKREKAIQMLNLIKLRDLFSAE from the exons atgaataaagGAGGCactaaaaatgtttttattcttttaagCTTATTCGTGTGTGTGAACAGTAAAGTCTTTGCGAGCGAAGCTGAGTCAGGAGTTGATCTACGCAGATTTATTCGACATAATCCTGAGCAAAACACAACTGATATAACCAATACTAC attAACCTTGCCCAATAATGATTCAGAACCAATAGACGAACAAAACAAATACCTTATATGTACAAATTcttacgaaaaaaaaaatatgctaaACATTGTAAATCACGCAATAATGTCTTTATATTaccataataaaaatataaaagacgACGATTtatattgtaaatatagtgatgatgtaaatatattttttaagagCGACGAAAATGTAGACATtgcaaaaattaatattaagaTCAAAAATACCAATAAG TATAATGACATAATAAGCACTTTATGGAGTCCAAATGGCGCCAAATATTTCGATGACAATTTTATTGAtg gaCAAATTGCCCGTATATACAATCCAAATCTACTAATGATACAACAACGTTAtcaaaaatacaatttattattccaaaaatattattattctttatCTAGAAAAGTTCAT gTATCAAAAAACAAAACTATAATTGgaaatttacatatatatgtaaacgGCCCAAACAATGACAATACAGAACATAATGTAAAAACAATCatagaatatattaacGAATCAGAAGCTggtattaatttttcagaAAAGTTAAAAACATTATCTTTCGGTTTATCCggttatataattaaaaaaaaacgcgAATACATTGATTTTACCTACATCAGCACT ATTGATGATGCTGTTTCCATAGCCCCAAAACATTGCATTAAAAGAGAAAAGGCAATACAGATGTTAAATCTTATCAAGTTAAGAGATTTGTTTTCTGCAGAATAA
- a CDS encoding reticulocyte binding protein, putative, with protein MMKKIIYITTTYIILFISSEIICGQLFGENTSKHGKQLNDFNPNHNFKKWGFNKSHSSNEEQDNNQHDASNDENNGEFDSINIESFENKDNAQNTQYPLYNEPKNKKYLASLKNVSHGNEQANKKVTIAKNLSIPNFNVPEFDSSLFNVTDIIYGANIVNENISFVYVKLRTLEELRDILYKSYRDKYNELKDVIGDPEKIKNEINEIFKKHQSPRDKVINEMTNLHNPLYNFYNKPSMDNYKLYTSSQKKYVKDLISALKKVESQIEKYILSMSNTYENLGINKPEELKEIIKKYTNDTIDHNKKILGSIKDRSFLDDNKTIPFIEFLIDTLNSEKKLQTIKNKLIFLLNQFKDLRERYFWHRLVCNNILKFLNSYKAYKVPHLSKEYFDHFRTVTSKLSIIIYNNERLSSLEKLDNYLKEVLFQIFKMLGKLLIDTPDPQNNLKFKDDIYEFDTSTPKSKFTLLKNKFVEIFKNEWEFNNNKTIEGDDSINNNMILISNYMDKFKILIDSMESSQKNGFEEKNKVLDEISNKLDKNTYEERKEGFTSSLELAKQWETKKTEILTKLNKENDETVQLEKKINELFKNCSDIIAERKYVEDLKLELNKKIKGMSDKKEYIKKAIDLDKEIKEKVVYIEELSKQSPYKIDKYIEQKDTICNIIKSEFDQIYVGDTNKLYTELSSIVEENAIDSTEDKTQLEALTSKINDKYNNIQSMGINTDTSHLNIVNDNKNTLLKTILESKKYIYDEINNELNKMLDNFKNKETNLLSNISDYSKHNGELSNYKTAISKIRNKYNEKVNIDNIQEEETREIYEKSKEYMTKISTNEDEILKNINEVKCMKTKFLDKVNAYINFDNKYKENVDSEHNKFITLTDKIDTEVSRNELSKYGQKLDDSKALIDQTNKYIEEEYQNINTLKKANEYIKVCENTTELIKIFRNKHSELSEILNKNIETIKDTTSIKKSYTDNFLNTLTNKKNEFDKIFIDASLNDYEQTNNKLEQYFNSLIENLGKNPENTQLQQFNEKEKAVDDIKQKNEHMDKNISNIEKAIYTSIHNINEEIENEIGKNIELLNTQVLEKVTANATNLNQIKEKLKLYNFDDFGEEGNIKYADEITKIKDDIETLNKKIDEKIETLTEIKKKSEGYIDEIKTQIDKSENAADKTIYNDDPKEIDKKIKNIVAKIDKKKNIHEDINKLLNKISEIESDKTALDKVKDINVSYGKSLSTLFLEKISEEEKKSKDMTKSIETYIENLDNIKNKSNEIQIEMGINGEALKILHDEDKKYHNINKENEKYFLDIHEKSLKLKNDISGTSNINDIKKELQLNVANAQNHNDEINHYLKKISNIYNILKSNSIQNIVDKVIEYTNKIEENNKNIKNELDKTQTLVNTLNNKLDLKACKSKLESTIDDKDIDDCINKITDLKNFMLNEEDNLNTCYKNSEGYNKIALLNFKNIEMTDIQSQYIIATKSDLDTHNHDYNIDKLKEHKDKSITYKNEIDNNIKTLEENKKSFEQYKQETTVLLNKYSALALKNKFDKTKKDSEFIIKEIKDAHNNCISQAEKYEQKMSIIKNEQVRIDDSNANNDKSNKAIIGIQASLEKFETRLLKINEIRKKSNDCLKETENIEKQISSLSINSQDTELKNNEIKLDNFKKILSSLKDKKKHIEDQAKELNEVNSQIENIESDVNKYKKDYEIGIIEKIYEIFKVNKDQIESTKELINPTIQNIISSFNTNDLEGIDTNANLEKYNTEMNDIYEEFNKSYNIMKNCLETVSKEPIEYDLIKNTRIIAQNELLKNIESKEKAKSYLDDAKVNEFDRIATYFHNQLNALNDKFNNEYLKINEGFDNISKYIDNVKNSTDENLLLDILNQTKQEYSNIIRKTYYSYKYEAENIFINISKLANSLNIQIQNSSGINLFRNTNIGILSYLDSNTEDTLTFIPSSLNKLETYTKIHNSYNALLNIFKKSQDLHKKEHHTLNLMFENRRLYEKVHVANELKGILSDIIYKKENILNDVKLVLGKSNELNQILLNYQNYDTILEPSKYDQIKTKIDNYEQEKDNLGINFNVTTVEEKLDSIIKSIEELGNNYDSSEENTNLLQYKKKQNDLTKAFNTEIKTTEDKVIEKNNLIDKLIEMRKDCLLFMNTTLVETFKNKSTDYSEFITSATKFSKEFLKYIDDTSNFLNDDIDALQTKYNLNLTSKHVISKYADATNDNNDLIEKEKEATQAINNLTKLFSIDLQNVDDNTLYNNNLQMIYFDSEAQKSIEHIRQLYKKMQTFKLSSIDHINEKYFDISKLFDNIIQSQKNKLTENLNNLKEIEQYISDEKNNFLHIRKESINPNFNTLKEIHNNIIARESQIHEIENISSKENDNITLYVDSITKLMEKIENILNYVTSHENDHNITNQDIQDNDENHVSKVKDNLKNTIQSFQQIQEEINETKTQFYDNDTINDIKTTISQNINDVKTHFSKDLTIESELTHIQYNLSDIKNASYESQSNQIANYANTIQNYIEEQNKKIGNNTNINEIDNTIKQIINYNNESETKLEQISNHRKHVSSITTDIINLLTSIKSEYNYNNTLFNDAIKHEEDSHNLIYDLNKSRNILNNLIRQNKKTIEKLGYKKENIQNRNNLHTINRQQEIKEKKHASNTHQNDTNDVKYKTQNSSDSDQDNTSKPRNIISYMKYAGVVALGFVTGYVINKFRKKNETNETKETDLEETENVYDTMKSRYYKRGEEIAEINMNED; from the exons atgatgaaaaaaattatttatattacaaCCACTTATATTATTCTGTTTATTTCATCTG AGATAATATGTGGCCAACTATTTGGGGAAAATACATCGAAACATGGTAAACAGTTAAACGATTTTAATCCAAaccataattttaaaaaatggggTTTTAATAAATCCCATTCATCAAATGAAGAGCAAGATAATAATCAACATGATGCCTCTAATGATGAAAACAATGGGGAATTCGATTCGATAAATATCGAATcctttgaaaataaagataatgcTCAAAATACGCAATACccattatataatgaacccaaaaataaaaaatatttggcttctttaaaaaatgttagcCATGGAAATGAACaggcaaataaaaaagtaacTATAGCTAAAAATTTGTCTATCCCAAACTTTAATGTACCCGAATTTGATTCCAGTCTTTTTAATGTAAcagatattatatatggtGCCAATATcgtaaatgaaaatatatcatttgttTATGTGAAACTACGAACTTTAGAAGAACTTCgagatatattatataaatcttATAGAGATAAATACaatgaattaaaagatGTAATAGGTGATcctgaaaaaataaagaacgaaataaatgaaatatttaaaaagcaTCAATCCCCAAGAGACAAggtaataaatgaaatgacCAATTTGCATAATCctctttataatttttataataaaccTTCAAtggataattataaattatatacatcatctcaaaaaaaatatgtaaaagaCTTAATTTCAGCACTTAAAAAAGTAGAATCccaaatagaaaaatatattttatctatGTCAAAtacatatgaaaatttaggTATAAATAAGCCTgaagaattaaaagaaattattaaaaaatatactaaTGATACAATAGATCAcaataagaaaatattagGTTCTATAAAGGATCGATCATTTCTCGATGACAACAAAACAATTCCATTTATagaatttttaattgataCTTTAAattctgaaaaaaaattacaaactattaaaaataaactaatatttttactaaatCAATTTAAGGATCTTCGAGAAAGATATTTCTGGCATCGTCTagtatgtaataatattcttAAATTTCTTAATAGTTATAAGGCATATAAAGTTCCACATTTATCTAAGGAATATTTTGATCATTTTAGAACAGTAACAAGCAAACTTtctattatcatttataataatgagcGTTTAAGTTCTTTAGAAAAATTAGATAATTACCTAAAAGAAGTGttatttcaaatttttaaaatgctAGGAAAACTATTAATAGACACTCCTGATCCACAGAACAATCTAAAATTTAAAGATgatatttatgaatttgATACCTCCACACCCAAATCTAAATTcacattattaaaaaataaatttgttgaaatatttaaaaatgagtgggaatttaataataacaaaaccATTGAAGGAGATGAcagtataaataataatatgatattaatttcaaattatatggacaaatttaaaattttgatagATTCTATGGAAAGTTCTCAAAAAAACGGttttgaagaaaaaaacaaagttCTTGATGAAATATCCAATAAAttagataaaaatacttATGAAGAAAGAAAAGAAGGATTTACGTCGTCTTTAGAATTGGCAAAACAATgggaaacaaaaaaaacagaaatATTAAcgaaattaaataaagaaaatgatgaaacaGTTCAATtggaaaagaaaattaacgaattatttaaaaattgctCAGATATAATTGCTGAAAGAAAATATGTGGAAGACTTAAAATTagaattaaacaaaaaaataaaaggaatGTCTgacaaaaaagaatatattaaaaaggcAATTGATCTAGACaaggaaataaaagagAAGGTCGTATATATTGAAGAATTATCTAAGCAATCACCATATAAAATTgacaaatatatagaacAAAAAGATACAATATGTAACATTATAAAATCAGAGTTTGACCAGATCTACGTAGGTGATACTAATAAACTTTACACTGAGTTATCTTCCATAGTTGAAGAAAACGCCATTGATAGTACAGAAGACAAAACACAACTTGAAGCTTTAacatcaaaaataaatgataaatataacaatattCAAAGCATGGGAATTAATACAGATACATcacatttaaatattgtaaacgataacaaaaatacaCTCTTAAAAACCATTTTggaaagtaaaaaatacatatatgatGAGATTAACAATGAgctaaataaaatgttagacaattttaaaaataaagaaacaaatttattaagtAATATAAGTGATTATTCTAAGCATAATGGCGAATTAAGTAATTATAAAACTGCCATTTCAAAAATCaggaataaatataatgagaAAGTTAATATAGACAATATACAGGAAGAAGAAACAAGGGAAATCTATGAAAAATCCAAAGAGTATATGACAAAAATATCGACTAACGAAgatgaaatattaaaaaatatcaatgAAGTGAAGTGTATGAAAACCAAATTCTTAGATAAagtaaatgcatatattaattttgacaataaatataaagaaaatgtcGACTCAGAAcacaataaatttattacattaACAGATAAAATAGACACAGAAGTTTCGAGAAATGAATTGAGTAAATATGGACAGAAACTTGATGATAGTAAAGCTTTAATTGATCAAACTAACAAATACATTGAAGAGgaatatcaaaatattaataccCTTAAGAAGgcaaatgaatatataaaagtatGTGAAAATACAActgaattaataaaaatttttcgCAATAAGCACAGTGAATTAAgtgaaattttaaataaaaatattgaaacaATAAAAGATACTActtcaataaaaaaatcatatacagataattttttaaacacattaacaaataaaaaaaacgaattcgataaaatattcatagaTGCATCTCTAAATGATTACGAACAAACTAACAATAAATTGgaacaatattttaatagttTAATAGAAAACTTAGGAAAAAATCCAGAAAACACACAACTTCAAcaatttaatgaaaaagaaaaagctGTTGATGATATTaagcaaaaaaatgaacatatggataaaaatatttcaaatatagaaaaagcAATTTATACTTCcattcataatattaatgaagaaatagaaaatgaaattggaaaaaatatagaattgCTAAATACCCAAGTACTTGAAAAGGTAACAGCAAACGCAACCAATTTGAATCAAATCaaggaaaaattaaaactttataattttgatgatTTTGGGGAAGaaggaaatataaaatatgctgATGAAATTACCAAAATTAAAGATGATATTGAGAccttaaacaaaaaaatcgatGAAAAGATAGAGACATTAacggaaataaaaaaaaagtcaGAGGGCTATATTGacgaaataaaaacacAAATAGACAAGTCAGAAAATGCAGCAGATAAAAccatatataatgatgatCCAAAggaaattgataaaaaaataaaaaacatagtAGCAAaaatagataaaaaaaaaaatatacatgaggatataaataaattattaaataaaatatcagAAATTGAAAGCGATAAAACCGCATTAGATAAAGTAAAGGATATAAATGTATCATATGGAAAAAGTTTAAGCACCCTatttttggaaaaaattaGCGAAGAAGAGAAAAAGTCTAAAGATATGACAAAATCAATTGAAACTTATATCGAAAAtcttgataatataaaaaataaatcaaatgaAATACAAATAGAAATGGGTATAAACGGGGAAGCTCTTAAAATACTACATGATGaagacaaaaaatatcacaatattaataaggagaatgaaaaatattttttagataTTCATGAAAAATCTTTAAAgctaaaaaatgatatctCGGGGAcatcaaatataaatgatattaaaaaggaGCTACAGTTGAATGTTGCAAATGCCCAAAACCATAATGATGAAAttaatcattatttaaaaaagatttcaaatatatataacattttaaaatcaaatagtattcaaaatattgttGACAAAGTAATAGAATATACTAACAAAATTgaggaaaataataaaaatataaaaaatgaattagaCAAAACACAAACTCTAGTTAATACCCTTAATAACAAATTAGATTTAAAAGCATGTAAATCGAAATTGGAGTCAACTATTGACGATAAAGATATTGATGAttgcataaataaaattacagacttaaaaaattttatgttaaACGAAGAAGATAATTTAAACActtgttataaaaattctgaagggtataataaaattgcattattaaattttaaaaatatagaaatgaCAGATATTCAATCTCAATACATAATAGCAACTAAAAGCGATCTTGACACTCATAATCatgattataatattgataaatTAAAGGAGCATAAGGATAAATCTAtaacttataaaaatgaaattgataataatataaaaacattagaagaaaataagAAATCATTTGAGCAATATAAACAAGAAACCACTGtacttttaaataaatattcggCATtagcattaaaaaataagtttgataaaacaaaaaaagattctgaattcataataaaggaaataaaagatgCACACAATAATTGTATTTCTCAAGcggaaaaatatgaacaaaaaatgagcataataaaaaacgaaCAGGTTCGTATTGACGACAGCAATgctaataatgataaatccAACAAAGCAATTATAGGTATTCAAGCATCCTTGGAAAAATTCGAAACTagattattaaaaataaatgaaattagaaaaaaatcaaatgaCTGTTTAAAAGAGACCGAAAACATAGAGAAGCAAATATCAAGCTTATCCATAAATAGCCAAGATAccgaattaaaaaataacgaaATTAAATTAGACAACTTtaagaaaattttatcatctctcaaagacaaaaaaaaacatattgaAGACCAAGCAaaagaattaaatgaaGTCAATTCtcaaattgaaaatatagaaagCGATGTAAAcaagtataaaaaagattATGAAATTGGaattatagaaaaaatatatgaaatctTTAAAGTAAATAAAGATCAAATTGAATCAACAAAAGAGTTAATAAACCCAacaatacaaaatataatatcttCTTTTAACACTAATGATTTAGAAGGTATTGATACTAATGCAAActtggaaaaatataatacagaaatgaatgatatatatgaagaatttaataaatcatataatataatgaaaaattgtttaGAAACTGTTTCAAAAGAACCCATAGAATATGAtctaattaaaaatacacGAATTATCGCACAAAATGAActcttaaaaaatatagaaagcAAAGAAAAAGCTAAGTCATACTTAGATGATGCAAAAGTAAATGAATTTGATAGAATCGCTACATATTTTCACAACCAATTAAATGCTTTGAATGATAAGTTCAATAacgaatatttaaaaattaacgaaggctttgataatatttcaaaatatattgataatGTTAAAAACTCAACagatgaaaatttattactaGACATACTGAATCAAACAAAACAGGAATATTCGAATATTATCAGGAAAACATATTAtagttataaatatgaggCAGAAAacatattcataaatatttctaaattagcaaattctttaaatattcaaatacAAAACAGCTCAGGAATAAACTTATTTAGGAACACTAATATAGGCATATTGTCTTACTTAGATTCCAATACAGAAGATACACTAACATTTATTCCATCGTCACtaaataaattagaaacatatacaaaaatacaCAATTCTTACAATGCTCttcttaatatatttaaaaaaagtcaagatctacataaaaaagaacACCACACATTGAATCTCATGTTCGAAAATAGAcgtttatatgaaaaagtaCATGTGGCCAATGAATTAAAAGGCATATTAAgtgatataatatataaaaaagaaaatatattaaatgatgTTAAACTTGTTTTGGGTAAATCTAACGAACTAAACCAAATACTGCttaattatcaaaattatgataCTATTTTAGAACCATCGAAGTATGaccaaataaaaacaaaaatcgATAATTATGAACAGGAAAAAGATAATCTtggaataaattttaatgtaACAACTGTGGAAGAAAAATTGGATAGTATCATTAAATCTATCGAAGAATTaggaaataattatgattcTTCAGAGGAAAATACTAATCTtttacaatataaaaaaaaacaaaatgaccTAACTAAAGCATTTAATACTGAAATAAAAACCACTGAAGATAAagtaatagaaaaaaataatttaattgataaattaataGAGATGAGAAAGGACTGCTTACTTTTTATGAATACAACATTAGTAGaaacttttaaaaataaatcaactGATTATTCGGAATTTATAACGTCTGCAactaaattttcaaaagaatttttaaaatacatTGATGACActtctaattttttaaatgatgatatagATGCATTGCAAaccaaatataatttaaatctAACAAGCAAACACGTAATAAGTAAATATGCAGATGCAACTAATGATAATAACGATTTAATAGAAAAGGAAAAGGAAGCTACTCAAGCAATCAACAATTTGACCAAGTTATTCTCAATAGATTTACAAAATGTTGATGATAATACAttatacaataataatttacaaaTGATTTATTTCGATTCTGAAGCTCAAAAATCAATCGAACACATAAGACaactttataaaaaaatgcagaCCTTTAAATTATCAAGTATAGACcatattaatgaaaaatattttgatatatccAAATTATTCgataatattatacaatcacagaaaaataaattaacgGAAAATCTAAATAACTTAAAGGAAATTgaacaatatatttctgatgaaaaaaataatttcctTCATATACGAAAAGAATCTATAAATCCTAATTTCAATACACTTAAAGAgatacataataatattattgctCGTGAATCCCAAATACATGAAATCGAAAATATTAGTAgcaaagaaaatgataatataaccTTATATGTGGATTCAATTACCAAattaatggaaaaaatagaaaatatcTTAAATTATGTTACATCTCATGAAAATGATCATAATATAACCAACCAAGATATTCAAGACAATGATGAAAATCACGTGTCAAAAGTTaaagataatttaaaaaatactatCCAATCATTTCAACAAATTCAAGaggaaataaatgaaacaaaaacacaattttatgataatgataccataaatgatattaaaaCTACCATatcacaaaatataaatgatgtAAAAACACATTTTTCTAAAGATTTAACTATAGAAAGCGAACTCACGcatatacaatataatttgtcagatattaaaaatgcatCTTACGAAAGTCAAAGTAATCAAATAGCTAATTATGCTAATactatacaaaattatatcgaagaacaaaataaaaaaattggaaataatacaaaCATCAATGAAATAGACAAtacaataaaacaaatcataaattataataatgaatcgGAAACCAAATTAGAGCAGATTTCAAATCATCGAAAACATGTTTCATCAATAACCACAGATATTATTAACCTTCTTACTTCAATTAAATCTGAGTATAACTATAATAATACCTTATTTAATGATGCAATAAAGCATGAAGAAGATAGccataatttaatttatgatTTAAATAAGAGCCGAAATATACTTAACAATTTAATAcgtcaaaataaaaagactATAGAAAAATTAGGATATAAAAAGGAGAACATTCAGAATCGTAATAATTTGCATACTATTAATAGACAACAAGAAATAAAGGAGAAAAAACATGCTAGTAATACACACCAGAATGATACTAATgatgtaaaatataaaactcAGAACTCCTCAGACTCAGATCAAGATAATACCTCCAAACCAAGAAACATAATAAGTTATATGAAGTATGCCGGTGTAGTTGCGCTTGGCTTTGTAACAGGGTAtgtaattaataaattcagaaaaaaaaatgaaacgaATGAAACAAAAGAAACAGATTTAGAAGAAACTGAGAATGTTTATGATACCATGAAAAGTAGATATTATAAAAGGGGTGAAGAAATTgcagaaataaatatgaatgaagattga